The following proteins come from a genomic window of Microbacterium sp. JZ31:
- a CDS encoding DUF6492 family protein: MTARTLELITPSYAPDFELCRDLVASARRFAPPGTRHRLLVPRRDLAMFAALRGEGVEVQDVADVLPRTLRRVPGWNGWIDLRAPWPPVRGWVAQQLVKLAATASSTADEVLVVDSDVVFVRPFEALSPDDGELLYRLPDVVDSRLPRHVVWDDVARRLLGLPATDAPTRHDYICWPCPWSPRVVRMMLERISAVAGGAPWARVIGRELHVSEMVLYGVFVDEVLAARTRVVHTDDTRCLTQPDEIPFDRAQMRAFLDGLRPTDTAVMVSAKSGTGLELRRAEITRITESIAR; the protein is encoded by the coding sequence ATGACCGCTCGCACGCTCGAGCTGATCACGCCGAGCTACGCACCGGACTTCGAGCTGTGCCGCGACCTCGTCGCGTCCGCGCGGCGCTTCGCACCGCCCGGCACCCGCCATCGGCTGCTCGTGCCGCGCCGGGACCTCGCGATGTTCGCCGCACTGCGGGGCGAGGGTGTCGAGGTTCAGGACGTCGCCGACGTGCTGCCGCGCACGCTGCGACGGGTGCCGGGGTGGAACGGCTGGATCGACCTCCGCGCGCCGTGGCCGCCCGTCCGCGGCTGGGTCGCGCAGCAGCTCGTCAAGCTCGCCGCCACGGCGTCGAGCACGGCGGACGAGGTGCTCGTGGTCGACTCGGATGTCGTGTTCGTCCGCCCGTTCGAGGCGCTCTCGCCGGACGACGGCGAGCTGCTCTACCGCCTCCCCGACGTCGTCGACTCGCGGCTTCCCCGGCACGTCGTCTGGGACGACGTCGCCCGCCGGCTGCTCGGACTGCCGGCCACGGACGCGCCCACCCGGCACGACTACATCTGCTGGCCGTGCCCCTGGAGCCCGCGGGTCGTGCGGATGATGCTCGAACGGATCTCGGCGGTGGCGGGCGGCGCGCCGTGGGCGCGGGTCATCGGGCGGGAGCTGCACGTGTCCGAGATGGTGCTCTACGGCGTGTTCGTGGACGAGGTGCTCGCCGCCCGGACGCGCGTGGTGCACACGGACGACACGCGCTGCCTGACGCAGCCGGACGAGATCCCGTTCGACCGCGCGCAGATGCGCGCGTTCCTCGACGGTCTGCGCCCCACGGACACGGCCGTCATGGTGTCGGCGAAATCCGGGACCGGC
- a CDS encoding O-antigen ligase family protein, which yields MSAVVALPPPLRADRAVTGRTRTGTALTMLTVYVVLLCGVPSNVTISPLGGLGRPALIWGLLLLLWWVIARLQARSVDVSRATQPARWAYLALLVMVLVSFAAAMLRGQPDDQVTVAIAAVIRLLSWGGVALVLMDGIRTLCDADRLLAWIVWIGAGLAVLGIAQFATGQSLLEWLTQVPGISVEASGAGARGAFLRPSGTATHALEYAAVICSILPLAITLGVTRAHAGRGRLPWTWIPAALIAIAALISVSRSAIIGVVVAVAASLPALPVAYRWLVAAGGVIAAIGIVAVVPGMFGTVVDLFAGSDKDPSTLSRTNALAQVPEFLAASPVIGLGFGTFLPRYYIFDNQWVLILLELGLLGLLAFVVFAFTAMWSAVSTIRRSPYSDVASLGRGIVAALLTSLVLFAFFDGLSFPMSAGMFFVLIGLAGAIRTIGAADANIRPPQREEQDA from the coding sequence GTGAGCGCGGTCGTCGCCCTGCCGCCGCCCCTGCGGGCGGATCGCGCGGTCACGGGACGCACGCGCACCGGGACGGCCCTGACCATGCTGACGGTGTACGTCGTGCTGCTGTGCGGCGTGCCCTCGAACGTCACGATCTCGCCCCTGGGCGGGCTGGGGCGACCGGCACTGATCTGGGGCTTGCTGCTGCTGCTGTGGTGGGTGATCGCGCGGCTGCAGGCGCGATCGGTCGACGTGTCGCGCGCGACGCAGCCGGCCCGGTGGGCCTACCTCGCGCTGCTGGTGATGGTGCTGGTGAGCTTCGCGGCCGCCATGCTGCGGGGCCAGCCGGACGACCAGGTGACCGTGGCGATCGCCGCCGTGATCCGACTGCTCTCCTGGGGCGGTGTCGCGCTCGTGCTGATGGACGGCATCCGCACGCTGTGCGACGCCGATCGGCTGCTCGCCTGGATCGTCTGGATCGGGGCGGGGCTGGCGGTCCTCGGCATCGCGCAGTTCGCGACCGGGCAGTCGCTCCTCGAGTGGCTGACGCAGGTGCCGGGCATCTCGGTCGAGGCGAGCGGCGCCGGTGCACGCGGAGCGTTCTTGCGGCCGTCGGGGACGGCGACGCATGCGCTCGAGTACGCCGCGGTGATCTGCTCCATCCTGCCGCTCGCCATCACGCTCGGCGTGACGCGGGCGCATGCCGGTCGCGGCCGCCTGCCGTGGACCTGGATCCCCGCCGCGCTCATCGCGATCGCGGCGCTCATCTCCGTGTCGCGCTCGGCGATCATCGGGGTCGTCGTCGCCGTCGCGGCGTCGCTTCCTGCGCTGCCGGTCGCGTATCGCTGGCTGGTCGCGGCGGGCGGCGTGATCGCGGCCATCGGCATCGTCGCCGTGGTGCCGGGGATGTTCGGCACGGTCGTGGATCTGTTCGCCGGATCCGACAAGGACCCCTCCACGCTGTCGCGCACCAACGCGCTCGCCCAGGTGCCCGAGTTCCTGGCCGCGAGTCCCGTGATCGGGCTGGGCTTCGGCACCTTCCTGCCGCGGTACTACATCTTCGACAACCAGTGGGTGCTGATCCTGCTCGAGCTGGGCCTGCTCGGCCTGCTCGCGTTCGTGGTGTTCGCCTTCACGGCGATGTGGAGCGCGGTGTCGACGATCCGCCGCTCGCCGTACTCCGACGTCGCATCGCTCGGACGGGGCATCGTCGCCGCGCTGCTGACCTCGCTGGTCCTGTTCGCCTTCTTCGACGGGCTGAGCTTCCCGATGTCGGCGGGCATGTTCTTCGTGCTGATCGGCCTCGCCGGGGCGATCCGGACGATCGGCGCGGCGGACGCGAACATCCGCCCGCCCCAGCGTGAGGAGCAGGACGCATGA